A part of Streptomyces sp. DSM 40750 genomic DNA contains:
- a CDS encoding IclR family transcriptional regulator, translated as MSEGRGVRGVKSAARTVALLELLAARGERPSRLDELAEDLDVPRSSMYQLLQTLVDCGWVRTDATGSLYGIGIRALLTGTSYLDGDRRIRAVRPYLDEASDALGETIHLARLDGPDVVYLATRESHEYLRTISRVGRRVPAHAGALGKALLAERPDDELPFTGESLTALTENTHTSRTALLADLARVRERGYSTDREETVTGIAGFGFALRYDTPATDAISCSVPVARLTGEHEARIISVMREVRAKIETRLPPASGTPDWR; from the coding sequence ATGTCGGAGGGGAGAGGTGTCCGTGGCGTGAAGTCGGCGGCGCGGACCGTCGCGCTGCTGGAACTGCTCGCCGCACGGGGCGAGCGGCCCTCGCGCCTGGACGAGCTCGCGGAGGACCTGGACGTGCCGCGCAGCAGCATGTACCAGCTGCTGCAGACCCTCGTCGACTGCGGCTGGGTCCGCACCGACGCCACCGGTTCCCTCTACGGCATCGGGATCCGCGCGCTGCTCACCGGAACCAGCTACCTCGACGGCGACCGGCGTATCCGTGCGGTCCGGCCGTACCTCGACGAGGCGTCGGACGCGCTCGGCGAGACGATCCACCTGGCACGGCTCGACGGCCCGGACGTCGTCTACCTGGCGACCCGCGAGTCCCACGAGTACCTGCGCACCATCAGCAGGGTCGGCCGCCGCGTCCCGGCCCATGCCGGCGCCCTCGGCAAGGCCCTCCTCGCCGAGCGCCCCGACGACGAACTGCCGTTCACCGGCGAGTCGTTGACCGCCCTGACGGAGAACACGCACACCAGCCGGACCGCGCTGCTCGCCGACCTGGCCCGGGTGCGCGAGCGCGGCTACTCCACAGACCGCGAGGAGACGGTGACCGGCATCGCCGGGTTCGGCTTCGCCCTCCGGTACGACACACCGGCCACCGACGCCATCAGCTGCTCCGTCCCGGTGGCCCGGCTGACCGGGGAACACGAGGCCCGCATCATCTCGGTGATGCGGGAGGTACGAGCGAAGATCGAAACCCGTCTGCCGCCCGCCTCGGGCACACCCGACTGGCGCTGA
- a CDS encoding iron ABC transporter permease, giving the protein MAVTATSPATRPSTAASRTGAAAVTATLVLLVAVLAVVDITQGTAAVGPAEVFKALTGQADPADASVVIASRLPRMTAGILVGVVLGVAGAVLQAVSRNVLASPDTLAVNAGSYLALGMAGVTGVSLPLIASSGVAFVGGLLAAAVVLALSGLGTGTVRLVLAGTALALGLNSVTEGLLLLFPQQTEGLYQWNQGSINQNGFDGVLQMLPLVSVGLVGLLLTARRVDALALGDDAARGLGVPVRATRVTVVVLAALLSAAAVTLAGPIGFVGLCAPALVRPLARRFRGFVRARAALPMAGLVGAGLVLGSDVLLRALVPSDTAVAVPTGVVTSLVGAVFLVVMALRLRDTAGADAPDRLRIPSRPAFLVTVTALVAVVVGVTIAGVLLGDSRLLLGDVANWAQGRAGRTVSFVLDTRVPRVLAALCAGAALALAGTLVQAVTRNPLAEPGVLGVSGGAALGAVLLVTTVPVAGPWSVAGAAFVGAAISSVVVFGLAARGGYQQNRLVLIGIGVASGTTALISLLIVLTDPFNAAKALTWLSGSTYGRTMPDVLPVALVLMPGLALAVARRTELDLVSLDGDTPRLLGLRLSRARLGFLVAGVLLSATAVASAGTIGFVGLVAPHAARALVGRRHARVVPVAVLLGAALVCTADLLGRTVIAPAQLGAGLMTAVIGTPYFLHLLVRSRR; this is encoded by the coding sequence ATGGCCGTCACCGCGACGTCCCCCGCCACCCGTCCGTCGACGGCCGCGTCCCGGACGGGCGCGGCCGCGGTGACGGCCACGCTCGTCCTCCTGGTCGCCGTCCTCGCCGTCGTCGACATCACCCAGGGCACCGCCGCCGTCGGGCCGGCCGAGGTGTTCAAGGCCCTGACCGGGCAGGCCGATCCGGCCGACGCCTCGGTCGTGATCGCCTCCCGGCTGCCGCGGATGACCGCGGGCATCCTGGTCGGCGTCGTCCTCGGCGTGGCGGGCGCCGTGCTGCAGGCCGTCAGCCGCAATGTGCTCGCCTCGCCCGACACCCTCGCGGTGAACGCCGGTTCGTACCTGGCGCTCGGCATGGCCGGTGTCACCGGCGTCTCGCTGCCCCTGATCGCCTCCTCCGGCGTCGCCTTCGTGGGCGGGTTGCTCGCAGCGGCCGTCGTGCTCGCGCTCTCCGGCCTCGGCACGGGCACCGTACGACTGGTCCTCGCGGGCACCGCGCTGGCGCTGGGCCTGAACTCCGTGACGGAAGGCCTGCTCCTGCTCTTCCCCCAGCAGACGGAGGGCCTCTACCAGTGGAACCAGGGCAGCATCAACCAGAACGGCTTCGACGGCGTCCTGCAGATGCTGCCCCTCGTGTCGGTCGGGCTCGTCGGCCTGCTGCTGACCGCCCGTCGGGTCGACGCGCTCGCTCTCGGCGACGACGCCGCCCGCGGACTGGGCGTCCCGGTCCGCGCCACCCGCGTCACGGTGGTCGTCCTGGCGGCGCTCCTGTCCGCGGCGGCCGTCACGCTCGCCGGGCCCATCGGCTTCGTCGGCCTGTGCGCACCCGCCCTGGTGCGTCCGCTCGCCCGCCGGTTCCGGGGTTTCGTCCGCGCCCGTGCGGCCCTGCCCATGGCCGGCCTGGTCGGCGCGGGTCTGGTCCTCGGGTCGGACGTGCTGCTGCGGGCCCTCGTCCCCTCCGACACGGCGGTCGCCGTGCCCACCGGCGTCGTCACCAGCCTGGTCGGCGCCGTGTTCCTGGTGGTGATGGCCCTACGACTGCGGGACACGGCCGGAGCCGACGCGCCGGACCGGCTGCGCATCCCCAGCCGGCCGGCGTTCCTGGTCACGGTGACCGCCCTCGTCGCCGTGGTCGTGGGGGTCACGATCGCCGGCGTCCTGCTGGGCGACAGCAGACTCCTGCTCGGCGATGTCGCGAATTGGGCGCAGGGGCGGGCCGGCCGGACCGTGTCCTTCGTCCTGGACACCCGGGTGCCCCGCGTTCTCGCGGCCCTGTGCGCGGGCGCGGCGCTCGCGCTGGCCGGCACGCTGGTGCAGGCCGTGACCCGCAACCCGCTCGCCGAGCCCGGGGTGCTGGGCGTGTCCGGCGGAGCCGCGCTGGGCGCCGTACTGCTCGTCACCACCGTGCCCGTCGCCGGCCCGTGGAGCGTCGCGGGTGCCGCGTTCGTGGGGGCCGCGATCTCCTCCGTGGTCGTCTTCGGGCTCGCGGCCCGGGGCGGCTATCAGCAGAACCGGCTCGTGCTCATCGGTATCGGCGTGGCCAGCGGGACGACGGCGCTGATCAGTCTGCTCATCGTGCTCACCGACCCGTTCAACGCCGCGAAGGCGCTGACCTGGCTGTCCGGTTCGACGTACGGGCGGACCATGCCGGATGTCCTGCCCGTCGCGCTCGTGCTGATGCCGGGCCTCGCCTTGGCGGTCGCCCGGCGCACCGAGCTGGACCTCGTCTCCCTGGACGGAGACACACCGAGGCTCCTCGGCCTGCGGCTGTCCCGGGCCCGGCTCGGCTTCCTGGTGGCGGGCGTCCTGCTCAGCGCGACCGCCGTCGCCTCGGCCGGAACCATCGGCTTCGTGGGCCTGGTGGCACCGCACGCGGCACGTGCCCTCGTGGGCCGACGGCACGCACGCGTCGTGCCGGTCGCCGTCCTCCTCGGTGCCGCACTCGTCTGCACGGCCGACCTCCTCGGCCGCACGGTGATCGCGCCAGCCCAACTGGGGGCCGGCCTGATGACAGCGGTGATCGGCACGCCGTACTTCCTGCATCTGCTGGTACGAAGCCGCCGGTAG
- a CDS encoding ABC transporter substrate-binding protein codes for MRRLLLTAATTTAAALTLAGCGTTEPAADSSAKAAEAITLTDYTGAKVELDGPATKVVATEWNEVESLITLGVDPVGVADVKGYKTWDTAVPLKNEPKDIGTRGEPSMDTIAALSPDLIVASSDLPPAAVKQLREIAPVLGIKSADASDQIGQMLDNLDLIAKATGTTDQAKAARADFEAKVAEGEKALADAGLAGTEIAFADGYATSNQVSVRPYTSGSLIGAVNERIGLKNAWKVKGDESYGLGTTDVEGLTDLPDDVRFAYIGNDGDETSTPFTNELAKNAVWTSLPFVKAGDVHRLPDGIWMFGGPESMEAYIDAVVDALTK; via the coding sequence ATGAGACGCCTTCTGCTCACCGCGGCCACCACCACCGCCGCGGCGCTCACCCTCGCCGGGTGCGGCACCACCGAGCCTGCCGCCGACAGTTCCGCGAAGGCCGCCGAGGCCATCACCCTGACCGACTACACCGGCGCGAAGGTCGAGCTCGACGGCCCGGCCACCAAGGTCGTCGCCACCGAGTGGAACGAGGTCGAGAGCCTCATCACGCTCGGCGTCGACCCCGTCGGCGTCGCCGACGTCAAGGGCTACAAGACCTGGGACACCGCCGTCCCGTTGAAGAACGAGCCGAAGGACATCGGCACGCGCGGCGAGCCGAGCATGGACACCATCGCCGCCCTCTCGCCCGACCTCATCGTCGCCTCCTCCGACCTGCCGCCCGCGGCCGTGAAGCAACTCCGCGAGATCGCCCCCGTGCTGGGGATCAAGTCCGCCGACGCCTCCGACCAGATCGGGCAGATGCTGGACAACCTCGACCTCATCGCCAAGGCCACCGGCACCACCGACCAGGCCAAGGCGGCCCGCGCGGACTTCGAGGCCAAGGTCGCCGAGGGCGAGAAGGCCCTCGCCGACGCCGGGCTCGCCGGCACGGAGATCGCCTTCGCCGACGGCTACGCCACCTCCAACCAGGTCTCCGTGCGCCCGTACACCAGCGGTTCCCTCATCGGGGCCGTCAACGAGCGGATCGGCCTGAAGAACGCCTGGAAGGTCAAGGGCGACGAGAGCTACGGCCTGGGGACCACCGATGTCGAAGGCCTCACCGATCTGCCGGACGACGTGCGGTTCGCCTACATAGGCAACGACGGCGACGAGACCAGTACGCCCTTCACCAACGAACTGGCGAAGAACGCCGTATGGACGTCCCTGCCCTTCGTGAAGGCCGGTGACGTGCACCGACTGCCCGACGGTATCTGGATGTTCGGCGGTCCCGAGTCGATGGAGGCGTACATCGACGCCGTCGTCGACGCGCTGACGAAGTAG
- a CDS encoding ABC transporter ATP-binding protein yields the protein MRSGEETADSPRLRGHELSATGVTVSYDGVDVVHDVAVTLRPGEVTALVGPNGSGKSTLLRTIARLQRARRATLRIDAATDGLALTAREFARHVALLTQGRPTPGGLTVRDVVEFGRYPYRGRFGRQDPDATAAVDRALALTGVTDLAERGADHLSGGQLQRVWLAGCLAQETGVLLLDEPTTYLDLRYQIELLDLVRDLADDQGIAVGVVLHDLDQAAAVADRITLLEAGRIVAEGRPEDVLTPERLTAVYGIRIDVDTDPLTGRLRTRPIGRHHTRHTRTERLGTPS from the coding sequence GTGAGATCTGGTGAGGAAACAGCCGACAGCCCGCGGCTACGCGGACACGAACTGTCGGCCACGGGCGTCACGGTGTCGTACGACGGCGTCGACGTCGTGCACGACGTGGCGGTCACACTGCGGCCCGGTGAAGTGACCGCCCTGGTCGGTCCCAACGGCAGCGGGAAGTCGACGCTCCTGCGGACGATCGCCCGGCTGCAGCGGGCCCGCCGGGCCACCCTCAGGATCGATGCCGCCACCGACGGCCTCGCCCTGACCGCCCGTGAGTTCGCGCGGCACGTGGCCCTGCTGACCCAAGGACGTCCCACGCCCGGCGGACTGACCGTGCGGGACGTCGTCGAGTTCGGCCGCTATCCCTACCGGGGCCGTTTCGGCCGCCAGGACCCGGACGCGACGGCCGCGGTCGACCGGGCCCTCGCGCTGACCGGTGTCACGGACCTCGCCGAGCGCGGCGCCGACCACCTGTCCGGCGGGCAGTTGCAGCGGGTGTGGCTCGCCGGCTGCCTCGCCCAGGAGACCGGCGTGCTCCTGCTGGACGAGCCGACGACCTACCTCGACCTGCGCTATCAGATCGAACTCCTCGACCTCGTCCGCGACCTGGCGGACGACCAAGGAATCGCCGTCGGCGTCGTCCTGCACGACCTCGACCAGGCGGCGGCCGTCGCCGACCGGATCACGCTGCTCGAAGCGGGCCGGATCGTCGCCGAAGGCCGACCCGAGGACGTCCTGACACCGGAACGCCTGACCGCCGTCTACGGCATCCGGATCGACGTCGACACCGACCCTCTGACCGGCCGACTGCGCACCCGTCCGATCGGCCGCCACCACACCCGACACACGCGAACCGAAAGGCTCGGCACCCCTTCATGA
- a CDS encoding helix-turn-helix transcriptional regulator, whose amino-acid sequence MGVLLTGPSMPWITWPVRPSVESGPIESGPIEAGHSKAGRPNGREDRAVGAFLTADPLRGGRDEADRPMAGAGIGRMVDGRGPGVTEESQRTRRTMSRVLDPPSNKAGTMTVDTSGRLSTRELEILLLAAHGMSDADMSQQLSISPRTVASHMRSIREKLCAKNRTHLIAIALRLGILALRTDRTDRSRWPDRLDRLDETFRLTGLSGGRAQPVG is encoded by the coding sequence GTGGGGGTGCTGCTCACGGGGCCGAGCATGCCATGGATCACGTGGCCGGTCCGGCCGTCCGTGGAAAGCGGGCCGATCGAAAGCGGGCCGATCGAAGCGGGCCATTCGAAAGCGGGCCGACCGAATGGCCGTGAGGACCGGGCGGTCGGCGCGTTCCTGACGGCCGATCCTCTTCGGGGCGGAAGGGACGAGGCCGATCGGCCGATGGCCGGCGCCGGTATCGGTCGAATGGTCGATGGCCGGGGCCCGGGTGTCACGGAAGAGTCACAGCGCACCAGGCGGACGATGTCGCGGGTCCTCGACCCCCCTTCGAACAAGGCAGGCACCATGACAGTGGACACCTCTGGCCGACTCAGCACCCGGGAACTGGAGATCCTTCTTCTGGCGGCCCACGGTATGTCGGACGCGGACATGTCCCAGCAGCTGTCGATCTCGCCCCGCACGGTGGCATCCCACATGCGCAGCATCCGGGAGAAGTTGTGCGCGAAGAACCGCACGCATCTCATCGCGATAGCACTGCGTCTGGGGATCCTCGCGCTGCGGACGGACCGGACGGACCGTTCGAGGTGGCCGGACCGGCTGGACCGGCTGGATGAAACGTTCCGCTTGACGGGGCTGAGCGGGGGCCGGGCGCAGCCCGTGGGGTGA
- a CDS encoding response regulator codes for MLGPVSSTPTRVLIADDQDLIRAGFRLILDAQEGIEVIGEAADGLACVELARALRPDVCLVDVRMPKLDGLEVTRLLSGPGAMYPTQVVVVTSFDQDDYLNVALRNGACGFLLKDATPALLVEAVRAAARGDALVSPAVTVRLLKQLEERASAPTNGTGVPESSLTARELDVARLVAVGRTNQEISDELCLSLSTVKTHLGHIHHKLGVRNRVEVAAWAWANGAVRTAH; via the coding sequence ATGCTCGGCCCCGTGAGCAGCACCCCCACACGCGTATTGATCGCCGACGATCAGGATCTGATCCGGGCCGGCTTCCGCCTCATCCTCGACGCCCAGGAGGGCATCGAGGTGATCGGAGAGGCCGCCGACGGGCTCGCCTGCGTGGAGCTGGCGCGCGCCTTGCGGCCGGATGTGTGCCTGGTGGACGTCCGCATGCCGAAGCTGGACGGGCTGGAGGTGACCCGACTCCTGTCCGGCCCCGGGGCGATGTACCCGACCCAGGTCGTGGTGGTCACCAGCTTCGACCAGGACGACTACCTCAACGTGGCGCTGCGCAACGGAGCTTGCGGTTTCCTACTGAAGGACGCCACGCCCGCGTTGCTGGTCGAGGCGGTGCGGGCGGCGGCGCGCGGTGACGCACTGGTCTCGCCCGCGGTGACGGTCCGGCTGCTGAAGCAGTTGGAGGAACGGGCGTCGGCGCCGACGAACGGCACCGGTGTGCCCGAATCGTCGCTCACCGCCCGCGAGTTGGATGTCGCCCGGCTGGTCGCGGTGGGCCGTACCAACCAGGAGATCAGCGACGAGCTGTGCCTGTCCCTGTCCACCGTGAAGACGCATCTGGGCCATATCCACCACAAGCTCGGCGTACGCAACCGTGTCGAGGTGGCCGCGTGGGCCTGGGCCAACGGGGCGGTCCGGACGGCGCACTGA
- a CDS encoding sensor histidine kinase codes for MTTSSLGALSARATHPHHGPPRLPVRRLNHRALYPALGVLWLLDIGIIGSQQRSPVDWLPLVTGPVALALVLLPEPRLSIEWRAGVCAAVSTAVTLGTLLMGAALPEWGLLETACMLVLLARTCRNVPRHGIALALAAAIGASVIDEPLRTGGTGITLTYPFLLTFAVGGAVGTGCYLRTLDACRTRTIAAVRLAERIQLARELHDFVAHHVTGIIAQAHAAGVIHESAPHQVGPILSNIAEAGQRTMDSMRRLIRVLREEGEQTTIERPEEPYTELTKLVSSFSGQGDGSTAQLEVTAAARRSGLLPEVGSAVHRVVQEALTNVRRHAPGTQATVRVHRTRDDLLRVDVYNTGPERRGSRPTGGHGGYGLIGLRERVEAVGGSLTAGPADDGGWWLIAHFPVLTEAEPQGAERSAAPVPSSRPHHGRHAKPNARTEPEPDMNWEAS; via the coding sequence ATGACAACTTCGTCACTCGGGGCACTTTCGGCACGAGCGACCCACCCGCACCACGGCCCCCCTCGGTTACCCGTACGGCGGCTGAACCATCGCGCCCTCTACCCGGCTCTGGGTGTGCTGTGGCTGCTCGACATAGGGATCATCGGGTCACAGCAGCGCAGCCCCGTCGACTGGCTGCCACTCGTGACCGGCCCTGTCGCCCTGGCGCTGGTGCTCCTGCCGGAACCGCGGCTGAGCATCGAGTGGCGGGCGGGGGTCTGCGCGGCCGTCTCGACGGCGGTGACGCTGGGCACCTTGCTGATGGGGGCGGCTCTGCCCGAATGGGGGCTGCTGGAGACGGCGTGCATGCTGGTCCTGCTCGCCCGCACCTGCCGCAACGTCCCCCGGCACGGCATCGCCCTCGCACTGGCCGCCGCGATCGGGGCCAGCGTCATCGACGAACCCCTGCGCACCGGGGGTACCGGAATCACCCTGACCTATCCCTTCCTGCTGACGTTCGCCGTCGGCGGGGCGGTCGGAACGGGCTGCTATCTGCGCACCCTGGACGCCTGCCGCACCCGTACGATCGCCGCCGTACGGCTCGCCGAGCGCATCCAACTCGCCCGTGAACTGCACGACTTCGTCGCCCACCACGTGACGGGAATCATCGCTCAGGCACACGCCGCCGGGGTGATCCATGAGAGCGCGCCCCATCAGGTCGGCCCCATCCTGAGCAACATCGCCGAAGCCGGGCAGCGGACCATGGACTCCATGCGCCGCCTGATCCGCGTACTGCGCGAGGAGGGCGAGCAGACCACCATCGAGCGCCCCGAGGAGCCGTACACCGAACTCACCAAACTGGTCTCGTCGTTCAGTGGCCAGGGTGACGGATCCACCGCCCAGCTGGAGGTCACCGCCGCCGCCCGAAGAAGCGGCCTGCTGCCCGAGGTGGGCTCCGCGGTCCATCGCGTGGTGCAGGAGGCGCTGACCAACGTACGGCGGCATGCGCCGGGCACCCAGGCGACGGTACGCGTCCACCGCACCCGCGACGATCTGCTCCGGGTCGACGTGTACAACACCGGGCCCGAACGTCGGGGCTCCCGGCCCACGGGAGGCCACGGCGGCTACGGTCTGATCGGTCTGCGCGAGCGGGTGGAGGCGGTCGGCGGCTCCCTGACGGCGGGCCCCGCCGACGACGGCGGCTGGTGGCTCATCGCCCATTTCCCGGTGCTCACGGAAGCCGAACCGCAGGGCGCCGAACGGTCCGCCGCCCCGGTTCCCTCGTCTCGCCCGCACCACGGACGCCATGCCAAGCCGAATGCCCGTACGGAGCCCGAGCCGGACATGAACTGGGAGGCGAGTTAG
- a CDS encoding IS701 family transposase, giving the protein MGGDVTVDEVHRWAAGLDALHARISGHFRRSEPRRRAGEYLRGLLAPLERKNGWTLAEQAGELCPDGMQRLLNQADWSADAVRDEVRGFVLENLGAEDGVLAVDETGFVKKGTRSAGVQRQYTGTSGKIDNCQLGVFLAYVSAKGRALIDRELYLPTSWIEDPARRADARIGDEVAFRTKPALARAMLERAVAAKVPFRWVTGDEVYGQDPVLRGWLAEQRLSYVLAVASRHRCGPRGQNARTVSAILPEHTWEIRSAGEGAHGLREYAWALVPLPGERDDGFEDALLIRRSLADGERAYYLVHAPANTPQAEIVRAAGARWAIEECFQAAKNEAGLDHYQVRQYPAWYRHITLAMAAAAHLTAVRSTTHEKGDTAATSSD; this is encoded by the coding sequence ATGGGTGGGGACGTCACGGTTGATGAGGTGCACCGCTGGGCGGCGGGTCTGGACGCTCTGCATGCTCGGATCAGTGGGCATTTCCGGAGGTCGGAGCCGCGTCGGCGGGCAGGAGAGTACCTGCGCGGACTGCTCGCGCCGCTGGAGCGCAAGAACGGCTGGACACTGGCCGAGCAGGCCGGTGAGCTGTGCCCGGACGGCATGCAACGGCTGCTGAACCAGGCCGACTGGTCCGCCGACGCGGTCCGTGACGAGGTCCGTGGCTTCGTGCTGGAAAACCTGGGCGCCGAGGACGGTGTGCTGGCCGTGGACGAGACCGGCTTCGTCAAGAAGGGCACCCGCTCGGCCGGCGTGCAGCGGCAGTACACCGGCACTTCCGGGAAGATCGACAACTGCCAGCTGGGAGTGTTCCTGGCCTACGTCTCCGCCAAGGGGCGGGCGTTGATCGACCGGGAGCTGTACCTCCCCACTTCCTGGATCGAGGATCCGGCCCGCCGGGCGGACGCGAGGATCGGTGACGAGGTCGCCTTCCGCACCAAGCCCGCGCTGGCCCGCGCGATGCTGGAGCGGGCGGTTGCCGCGAAGGTGCCGTTTCGCTGGGTGACCGGCGACGAGGTCTACGGCCAGGACCCGGTCCTACGCGGCTGGCTGGCCGAACAGCGCCTGAGCTACGTGCTGGCAGTCGCCTCCAGACATCGATGCGGGCCGCGCGGGCAGAACGCCCGCACCGTCTCAGCGATCCTGCCGGAGCACACCTGGGAGATCCGCTCGGCCGGGGAGGGTGCCCACGGCCTGCGCGAATACGCATGGGCCCTGGTCCCGCTGCCAGGTGAGCGTGACGACGGCTTCGAAGACGCCCTGCTGATCCGGCGGTCCCTCGCCGACGGCGAGCGCGCCTACTACCTGGTGCACGCACCCGCGAACACGCCGCAGGCCGAGATCGTCCGCGCTGCTGGGGCCCGCTGGGCGATCGAAGAATGCTTCCAGGCCGCCAAGAACGAGGCCGGCCTGGACCACTACCAAGTACGCCAATACCCGGCCTGGTACCGGCACATCACCCTGGCCATGGCAGCTGCCGCCCACCTGACCGCAGTCCGGAGCACCACTCACGAAAAGGGGGACACAGCCGCGACCTCATCCGACTGA
- a CDS encoding phytoene desaturase family protein, whose amino-acid sequence MSTAVVVGSGPNGLAAAAFLAREGVEVTVLEAADTIGGGTRTSELTPGLLHDHCSATHPMAVGSPFLRGLDLGRHGLTWCLPDIDCVHPLDSGEAGVLHRSVEETADGLGGGDGRRWRRVFRPLTDGYDELAEDLMQPLGHVPKHPLRLAAFGPQALLPAAAVARLWRGETTRALFAGVAAHAFRPFHRPASAAVGLTIIAAGHRHGWPVAAGGSRAISDALAALITEFGGRIETGVRVRSQADLPPADVVLFDLAPRAVADILGDRLPARVARAYRRYRHGPGAFKVDFAVQGGVPWTNGAARRAGTVHLGGNYEEVAAAERAIHAGRMPERPFVLVGQQYLADPQRSQGDVHPVWTYAHVPHGYDGDATEAVVAQIERFAPGFRERVLDMAVRSPAGFEEYNPNYVGGDVIAGANTALQLVLRPRPAFDPYSTGVPGMYICSAATPPGAGAHGMCGANAAASALRRIR is encoded by the coding sequence ATGAGTACGGCCGTCGTGGTGGGCAGCGGTCCGAACGGACTCGCGGCCGCCGCGTTCCTCGCCCGGGAGGGTGTCGAGGTCACCGTCCTCGAAGCCGCCGACACCATCGGCGGCGGCACGCGCACCAGCGAACTGACCCCGGGACTCCTGCACGACCACTGCTCCGCCACCCATCCCATGGCCGTCGGCTCCCCGTTCCTGCGCGGCCTCGACCTCGGCCGTCACGGCCTCACCTGGTGCCTGCCGGACATCGACTGCGTGCACCCGCTGGACTCCGGCGAGGCCGGGGTCCTGCACCGGTCGGTGGAGGAGACGGCCGACGGCCTCGGCGGTGGGGACGGACGCAGATGGCGGCGGGTCTTCCGGCCGCTCACTGACGGCTACGACGAACTCGCCGAGGACCTCATGCAGCCGCTCGGACATGTGCCGAAGCATCCGTTGCGCCTGGCCGCGTTCGGTCCGCAGGCCCTGCTGCCCGCCGCCGCGGTGGCCCGGCTGTGGCGGGGCGAGACCACCCGCGCGCTCTTCGCCGGGGTGGCCGCGCACGCGTTCCGCCCGTTCCACCGGCCGGCGAGCGCCGCGGTCGGCCTGACGATCATCGCCGCCGGTCACCGCCACGGCTGGCCGGTGGCCGCGGGCGGTTCCCGGGCGATCAGCGACGCGCTCGCGGCACTGATCACCGAGTTCGGCGGCCGGATCGAGACCGGTGTGCGGGTGCGTTCCCAGGCCGATCTGCCCCCGGCCGACGTGGTCCTCTTCGACCTCGCGCCGCGCGCGGTCGCCGACATCCTGGGCGACCGGCTGCCGGCACGGGTGGCCCGGGCCTATCGCCGCTACCGCCACGGCCCCGGCGCCTTCAAGGTCGACTTCGCCGTCCAGGGCGGTGTGCCGTGGACCAACGGGGCGGCCCGCCGGGCCGGCACCGTGCACCTCGGCGGGAACTACGAGGAGGTCGCCGCCGCCGAGCGGGCGATCCACGCCGGGCGTATGCCGGAGCGGCCCTTCGTCCTCGTCGGCCAGCAGTACCTGGCCGATCCACAACGTTCGCAGGGTGATGTCCACCCGGTCTGGACGTACGCGCACGTGCCGCACGGCTACGACGGCGACGCCACGGAGGCGGTCGTCGCGCAGATCGAACGGTTCGCCCCCGGATTCCGCGAGCGGGTCCTGGACATGGCCGTCCGCTCACCGGCCGGCTTCGAGGAGTACAACCCGAACTACGTCGGCGGTGACGTCATCGCCGGGGCGAACACCGCCCTCCAGCTCGTGCTGCGTCCCCGCCCCGCGTTCGACCCCTACAGCACCGGCGTGCCCGGCATGTACATCTGCTCCGCGGCGACGCCACCGGGAGCGGGCGCCCATGGCATGTGCGGCGCGAACGCGGCCGCGTCGGCGCTGCGCCGAATTCGCTGA